A single window of Martelella sp. NC20 DNA harbors:
- the ccmE gene encoding cytochrome c maturation protein CcmE translates to MTRKQKRLAVIGGGVAFIAIAVLLVLFALSRSVSYFFMPSDFATNPVGPDTRIRLGGLVEDGSVHRAEGADVAFAVTDGSASVEVHYGGILPDLFREGQGVVTEGRLGPDGIFRADTVLAKHDENYMPKEVADRLKAEGVWEGEEGAKP, encoded by the coding sequence ATGACGCGCAAGCAGAAGAGGCTCGCCGTCATCGGCGGCGGGGTGGCTTTTATCGCGATCGCGGTTCTGCTTGTGCTTTTTGCGTTGAGCCGCAGCGTCTCGTATTTTTTCATGCCCTCCGATTTTGCTACAAACCCGGTTGGACCCGATACGCGGATAAGGCTGGGAGGCCTTGTCGAAGACGGTTCGGTCCATCGGGCGGAAGGGGCGGATGTAGCGTTTGCAGTCACCGACGGCAGTGCTTCGGTCGAGGTACACTACGGAGGAATTCTGCCCGACCTGTTCCGTGAAGGGCAGGGCGTGGTGACGGAAGGGCGGCTGGGCCCGGACGGCATTTTTCGTGCCGACACCGTTCTCGCCAAGCATGACGAGAACTACATGCCCAAGGAAGTCGCCGACCGGCTGAAAGCGGAAGGGGTATGGGAAGGCGAGGAGGGCGCGAAACCGTGA
- a CDS encoding NlpC/P60 family protein, producing MTGLGDAAVAAAEKWLGTPYRHQASECGLGCDCLGLIRGVWLELYGSAPEPATPYAADWAERSREERLLHAALRHCGPAIAMSEMQPGDILLFRWRAQFAAKHAGILCGPEHFIHAYEQAGVIRSALVPAWRRKVAGVFRFPDRD from the coding sequence ATGACGGGCCTTGGCGATGCGGCCGTAGCGGCGGCTGAAAAATGGCTGGGGACGCCCTATCGCCACCAGGCGAGCGAATGCGGGCTCGGATGCGATTGCCTGGGGCTGATACGCGGCGTGTGGCTGGAGCTCTATGGTTCCGCACCCGAGCCGGCAACCCCTTACGCCGCCGATTGGGCCGAGCGTAGCCGCGAGGAGCGGCTGCTTCATGCAGCCCTTCGCCATTGCGGACCGGCGATTGCGATGAGCGAGATGCAGCCGGGCGATATTCTGCTGTTTCGCTGGCGGGCGCAGTTCGCGGCCAAGCATGCCGGCATTCTGTGCGGTCCCGAGCATTTCATTCACGCCTACGAACAGGCGGGGGTGATCCGCTCTGCGCTTGTTCCCGCATGGCGGCGCAAGGTCGCCGGGGTTTTCCGCTTTCCCGACCGAGATTGA
- a CDS encoding sensor histidine kinase produces the protein MRFANSLTLRSLALTTGWSAIALLVIAIVISALYRNAAERGFRQLLQAEMFNVINSVSIDDKGDLKGSPQLGNLNYQQPQTGWYWVVDPLYDKSKQSLQSPSLGEQDLPVTPESEVPYDGNYRRTYIVRDDNRNELAVIETVVVMDENDRATRIRVSGNRDAVDNDVRWFSRRLYLALALFGIASILLNGLVILWALRPLDRARVALRQIADQGEGEMRGRFPVEIQPLADEINALLSNNRAIVERARVQVGNLAHSLKTPIAVLLNEAQGMEEKEGKLVASQVVMMQAQVQAYLNRARIAAQTESVLTRCEAEPVLERLVRVMRRLNPEKSFVLSCETGLLLATEQHDLEEVVGNLLENAARFADSEVRVSAQRQVDAAAPGEWAEIIVQDDGPGLTPDEIQRAMKRGHRLDESRSGSGLGLSIVDDIVQAYGGRFELTGLEQAGLHARVILPAKHRK, from the coding sequence ATGAGGTTTGCGAATTCCCTCACCTTGCGTTCGCTGGCGCTGACGACCGGATGGTCTGCCATAGCGCTTCTGGTGATCGCGATCGTGATTTCAGCGCTTTATCGCAATGCCGCTGAGCGCGGTTTCCGTCAGCTTCTGCAAGCCGAAATGTTCAACGTGATCAATTCGGTATCGATTGACGATAAAGGCGATCTCAAGGGATCTCCACAACTTGGCAACCTGAATTATCAGCAGCCTCAGACCGGATGGTACTGGGTCGTTGATCCTCTTTATGATAAATCGAAACAGTCGCTGCAATCGCCCTCCCTCGGAGAGCAAGACCTGCCGGTCACCCCGGAAAGCGAGGTGCCGTATGACGGCAATTATCGCCGGACCTATATCGTGCGGGACGACAACCGCAATGAACTGGCAGTGATCGAAACCGTGGTTGTGATGGACGAGAATGATCGTGCAACCCGGATTCGGGTGTCCGGCAATCGCGATGCCGTTGACAATGATGTGCGCTGGTTTTCACGACGGCTTTATCTCGCGCTCGCGCTTTTCGGCATCGCAAGCATCCTCCTGAATGGTCTTGTCATCTTGTGGGCTCTTCGCCCCCTCGATCGCGCGCGTGTCGCATTGCGCCAGATTGCCGACCAGGGTGAGGGAGAGATGCGCGGGCGGTTTCCGGTGGAAATTCAACCGCTCGCCGATGAGATCAACGCGTTGCTTTCCAACAACAGGGCCATTGTGGAGCGGGCGCGGGTGCAGGTTGGAAATCTTGCGCACTCGTTGAAGACGCCGATTGCGGTACTTCTGAACGAGGCGCAGGGTATGGAAGAGAAGGAAGGAAAACTCGTCGCTTCCCAGGTGGTGATGATGCAGGCCCAGGTGCAGGCCTATCTGAACAGGGCCCGCATTGCAGCTCAGACGGAATCGGTTCTGACCCGCTGTGAGGCAGAGCCGGTGCTTGAGAGGCTTGTGCGGGTGATGCGCCGCCTGAACCCGGAGAAGTCGTTCGTTCTCTCTTGCGAGACGGGTCTTCTTCTGGCGACCGAACAGCATGATCTTGAGGAGGTTGTCGGCAATCTCCTGGAAAACGCCGCACGGTTTGCCGATAGCGAGGTGCGGGTCAGCGCCCAACGGCAGGTAGATGCCGCAGCGCCCGGAGAATGGGCAGAGATCATCGTGCAGGATGACGGACCCGGCCTGACACCTGATGAAATTCAAAGAGCGATGAAGCGTGGCCATAGGCTGGATGAAAGCAGGTCCGGTTCGGGCCTGGGTCTATCGATCGTTGACGATATTGTGCAGGCCTATGGCGGGCGTTTCGAACTGACCGGACTTGAGCAGGCGGGGCTGCACGCGCGCGTTATTCTCCCGGCCAAGCACAGGAAATAG
- a CDS encoding DUF2460 domain-containing protein, translating to MSASFHEVRFPLRLSLSVSGGPVRRTDIVNLSNGHEARNQRWRDSRRAYDAGSAVRSVADLYELMAFFEARGGQLCGFRFRDPVDFKSCGPLAEPSAGDQWIATGDGATASFQLIKTYGDGAASWTRTIQKPVSESLKVSVDGVAISGFSVDAASGVVTLSSPPANGAAIFAGYEFDVPVRFDIDRIDINMKAFNAGSVPSVPLVEVKP from the coding sequence ATGAGCGCGAGTTTTCATGAGGTGCGGTTTCCGCTGCGCCTGTCACTTTCGGTGAGCGGCGGGCCGGTGCGGCGCACCGATATCGTCAATCTTTCCAACGGCCATGAGGCGCGCAACCAGCGCTGGCGTGATTCGCGGCGCGCCTATGACGCGGGCTCGGCCGTGCGTTCGGTGGCCGATCTTTACGAACTGATGGCGTTTTTCGAGGCGCGGGGCGGCCAGCTCTGCGGGTTCCGGTTTCGCGATCCCGTCGATTTCAAATCCTGCGGACCGCTTGCCGAACCATCCGCCGGCGATCAGTGGATCGCGACCGGGGACGGCGCGACGGCGAGTTTTCAGTTGATCAAGACCTATGGCGATGGGGCGGCGTCCTGGACGAGGACGATCCAGAAGCCGGTGTCCGAGAGCTTGAAGGTCTCGGTGGATGGCGTTGCGATTTCAGGGTTTTCCGTCGATGCGGCGAGCGGTGTGGTGACGCTTTCGAGCCCGCCCGCGAATGGCGCGGCGATTTTCGCGGGTTACGAGTTCGATGTGCCTGTGCGCTTCGATATCGATCGCATCGACATCAACATGAAGGCATTCAATGCGGGCAGCGTGCCATCGGTGCCGCTGGTGGAGGTCAAGCCATGA
- the ccmI gene encoding c-type cytochrome biogenesis protein CcmI, whose product MMFALVAIFLTLAVAFAVAAPLFGRDATVVAAAAGSNLIYREQLQELEREKQNGRIDDEAYASARAEIGRRLIAAEAKSADRSVVGRSIALRHRLIAASVVFAALAGAGLVYPLLGAPGAKDYPLAARLNAENPELAVLVAQVERHLAQNPGDGRGWDVIAPVYLRENKFQRAHEAYSNAIRISGPSPERLLGLGETLVALGSGVVDDEAVEVFRQLDDVSPGNIRAGYYIALASEQAGDYEDALDLFVALLERMPETAAGRDVVARHIAFNRDQLGQEEEQIPGPDQQDIEAAASLSPQQRTEMVEGMVSGLAERLEREPDDIDGWMRLIRSYAVLGREGDAISALNSALAFFGAESAAGMQIEALAAELALSGGKS is encoded by the coding sequence ATGATGTTCGCACTCGTCGCCATTTTTCTGACGCTTGCCGTGGCTTTTGCGGTTGCCGCTCCACTGTTTGGGCGGGATGCAACCGTCGTTGCCGCCGCCGCCGGGTCGAACTTAATTTACCGTGAGCAACTGCAGGAACTCGAGCGGGAAAAGCAAAACGGCCGTATCGATGACGAGGCTTATGCTTCGGCCCGAGCGGAAATCGGGCGCAGGTTGATCGCCGCGGAAGCAAAGTCTGCGGACCGATCCGTGGTTGGCCGGTCTATTGCACTGCGCCATCGATTGATTGCGGCATCAGTCGTGTTTGCTGCCTTGGCCGGGGCGGGGCTTGTCTATCCCCTTCTCGGCGCTCCCGGCGCGAAGGATTATCCCTTGGCTGCCCGCTTGAATGCTGAAAATCCGGAGCTTGCCGTGCTTGTCGCGCAGGTCGAGAGGCACCTTGCGCAAAATCCCGGTGATGGCAGGGGATGGGATGTGATCGCGCCGGTATATTTGCGCGAGAACAAATTCCAGCGCGCCCATGAAGCCTACAGTAATGCAATACGGATTTCCGGTCCCAGTCCGGAGCGGCTTCTGGGTTTGGGCGAGACGCTTGTGGCGCTTGGCTCGGGTGTCGTGGACGATGAGGCAGTCGAGGTGTTCAGGCAGCTCGACGATGTGTCACCGGGCAATATAAGAGCAGGGTATTATATCGCATTGGCCTCCGAGCAGGCAGGAGACTACGAGGACGCGCTCGATCTGTTCGTCGCTCTGCTTGAGAGAATGCCGGAAACCGCGGCCGGGCGCGATGTGGTGGCGCGGCATATCGCATTCAATCGCGACCAGTTGGGGCAGGAGGAAGAGCAGATACCCGGACCCGATCAGCAGGATATCGAAGCCGCGGCCTCGCTGTCGCCGCAACAACGCACTGAAATGGTCGAGGGAATGGTGTCGGGGCTCGCGGAGCGGCTTGAACGGGAGCCTGACGATATTGATGGCTGGATGCGTTTGATCCGCTCCTATGCGGTGCTGGGTCGCGAGGGTGATGCGATCTCGGCTCTGAACTCAGCGCTGGCTTTTTTCGGCGCGGAAAGCGCAGCCGGGATGCAGATCGAAGCGCTGGCCGCGGAACTTGCGCTTTCTGGAGGAAAATCATGA
- a CDS encoding baseplate multidomain protein megatron, with protein sequence MATIVFQAAGAVFGGLLGPFGAVAGRAIGALAGNALDGMIFSGGQKVQGSHLSSARIGGAEEGGAIPRVYGTSRIGGALIWATRFEEEVTEERTGGKAAGSTVESFAYFGNFAYGICEGPVAAIRRVWADGRELDLENIEMRFFPGSESQLPDPLIEAKQGAGNAPAYRGLCYVVFERLPLDAFGNRIPVIQFEVLKPTGSLESQIRALAIIPGATEHGLCPFPVTEALGSGQQRIMNRNTLTRATDWEASIDELTALCPNLERVALVVAWFGSDLRAGECRIEPGVETPFRKEESAPWRVSGIARGEAHIVSSHDGGPAYGGTPNDAGLIAAIADLKARGLEVYLYPFLMMDVPAGNGLPDPHGGVEQPRYPWRGRISCHPAPGQPGTTDRSASARSQVEAFLGTAENHQFSIFGGGVSFAGDDKGYRRFILHYAHLADAAGGVDGFIIGSEMKGLTSVRDTGDAFPFVEGLITLAADVRAVLGLGARVTYAADWSEYFGYHPADGSGDVYFNLDPLWANHNIAAISIDNYMPISDWRDSDLAAVNPDGFKVANDTDGFRGQIAAGEGYDWYYASDADRAARIRTPITDGLAGKPWVYRYKDIQNWWTNPHYNRVGGVELATSTAWIPMSKPVWFSELGCAAVDKGAGQPNVFADPKSAESAFPYFSSGQRSDAEQRRFLETQLSRFETTETPVDYGHIFLWCWDIRPYPAFPQNADLWSDGGNWTTGHWLNGRLGATTLADTVRALLADHGFYDCDVRLLNGDLTGYQQADIDSARNLLEPLLSLYSADTIERDGVLQFRSRLRASLPPATIDVTAERDEAGRFRETRSHESDLAGEAVVSYFDPFTDYEQANVRSSRVVAANDRVLRYALPTVLPETTALALAGDMLRESRVSVRTLSIDLSPQARGLEVGDVVRIDDGPAGRFMVTRLELGETLQVEARSFAPLVGAALRPVDRGRVQEDASSGFAPRVVFLDLARDGGGSAENFARIAVFARPWRRIFVSSSATNEGYAANAVVERPAGTARLAEALTPGASGRFDFSSDLVIDLDFGGLSSASRYSVLSGSNRIVVRAENGVFEIIGFLNATEISAGRWRLNGLLRGLNGTEDAMMAGASAGSDAVVLSDAVIPVGLSARDVGLARNYMIEAAYGQQDPKAPYAFAGGLRAETPLAPVHLRSRRLASGDILFNWIRRSRIDQDDWAAAEISLDEDVERYRFELYDGATLVRRSEVGVPEFVYSASDQEDDFGSLAGSVTIRLCQLGRKVPLGIPLTAEIHVPS encoded by the coding sequence ATGGCAACTATCGTGTTTCAGGCGGCCGGCGCCGTGTTTGGCGGGCTGCTCGGCCCATTCGGCGCGGTCGCCGGCCGGGCGATCGGCGCTCTGGCCGGCAATGCCCTTGACGGCATGATCTTTTCCGGAGGGCAGAAGGTCCAGGGCAGCCATCTTTCAAGCGCGCGGATTGGCGGCGCGGAGGAGGGAGGGGCCATTCCCCGGGTTTATGGCACGTCGCGGATCGGCGGCGCGCTGATCTGGGCAACGCGGTTCGAAGAGGAAGTGACCGAGGAGCGCACCGGCGGCAAGGCCGCAGGCTCCACGGTGGAGAGCTTTGCCTATTTCGGAAATTTCGCCTACGGGATTTGCGAAGGGCCGGTGGCGGCAATCCGGCGCGTCTGGGCGGACGGGCGCGAACTCGATCTCGAGAATATCGAGATGCGGTTTTTCCCGGGGTCCGAAAGCCAGTTGCCCGATCCGCTGATCGAAGCCAAGCAGGGCGCGGGCAATGCGCCCGCCTATCGGGGCCTTTGCTATGTCGTGTTCGAGCGTCTGCCGCTGGACGCGTTCGGAAACCGGATACCGGTGATCCAGTTCGAGGTGCTGAAGCCGACAGGTTCGCTGGAAAGCCAGATCCGGGCGCTCGCGATTATCCCGGGCGCGACCGAGCACGGGCTTTGTCCGTTTCCCGTGACCGAGGCGCTCGGCAGCGGCCAGCAGCGGATCATGAACCGCAACACGTTGACGCGGGCGACCGACTGGGAAGCTTCGATCGACGAGTTGACGGCATTGTGTCCCAACCTGGAGCGGGTGGCGCTGGTGGTGGCATGGTTCGGATCGGATCTGCGCGCGGGAGAATGCCGGATCGAGCCGGGCGTGGAAACGCCGTTCAGGAAGGAAGAGAGTGCGCCGTGGCGGGTATCGGGCATTGCGCGGGGCGAGGCTCATATCGTTTCCAGCCATGATGGCGGTCCGGCTTATGGGGGCACGCCCAACGACGCCGGGCTGATCGCTGCGATCGCCGATCTGAAGGCGCGGGGCCTCGAGGTTTACCTCTATCCGTTCCTGATGATGGATGTGCCGGCAGGTAACGGCCTGCCTGACCCGCATGGCGGCGTCGAGCAACCGCGCTACCCCTGGCGGGGACGGATAAGCTGTCATCCCGCCCCGGGTCAACCGGGCACCACCGACCGCAGCGCCTCGGCTCGAAGCCAGGTGGAGGCGTTTCTGGGCACGGCGGAAAACCATCAGTTCAGCATTTTCGGCGGCGGGGTGAGTTTTGCGGGCGATGACAAAGGGTATCGCCGGTTCATTCTGCATTACGCACACCTTGCGGATGCGGCGGGCGGGGTGGACGGGTTCATTATCGGCTCTGAAATGAAGGGGCTGACATCTGTGCGGGACACAGGCGATGCCTTTCCGTTCGTCGAAGGCCTGATCACGCTGGCGGCCGATGTGCGAGCCGTCCTGGGGCTTGGGGCGAGGGTGACCTATGCCGCCGACTGGAGCGAGTATTTCGGCTACCATCCCGCCGATGGCAGCGGCGATGTCTATTTCAACCTCGACCCGCTCTGGGCGAACCATAATATCGCGGCGATCAGTATCGACAATTACATGCCGATCTCGGACTGGCGCGACAGCGATCTGGCCGCGGTAAACCCGGATGGCTTCAAGGTCGCGAATGATACAGACGGCTTCCGGGGGCAGATTGCCGCCGGCGAGGGATATGACTGGTATTATGCAAGCGATGCCGATCGGGCGGCGCGCATTCGCACGCCGATCACCGACGGCTTGGCAGGCAAGCCCTGGGTCTATCGCTACAAGGATATCCAGAACTGGTGGACGAACCCGCACTATAATCGTGTCGGCGGCGTGGAATTGGCGACGTCGACAGCCTGGATACCGATGTCGAAACCGGTGTGGTTTTCCGAACTCGGTTGCGCCGCCGTCGACAAGGGCGCCGGTCAGCCGAATGTGTTTGCCGATCCGAAATCGGCCGAATCGGCGTTTCCGTATTTTTCAAGCGGGCAACGGTCAGATGCCGAGCAACGCCGGTTTCTGGAAACGCAGCTTTCCCGGTTCGAGACGACGGAGACGCCCGTCGACTACGGGCACATTTTTCTTTGGTGCTGGGACATCAGGCCCTATCCCGCCTTCCCGCAGAATGCCGATCTGTGGAGCGACGGCGGCAACTGGACCACCGGTCACTGGCTGAACGGTCGGCTGGGGGCAACGACGCTTGCCGATACGGTGCGCGCTCTTTTGGCGGATCACGGCTTCTACGATTGCGATGTGCGGCTTCTGAACGGCGACCTCACGGGTTATCAGCAGGCCGATATCGACAGTGCCCGCAATTTGCTCGAGCCGCTGCTTTCGCTGTATTCGGCCGATACGATCGAACGCGACGGCGTGCTGCAGTTCCGCTCCCGATTGAGGGCGAGCCTGCCGCCCGCGACAATCGACGTGACGGCGGAACGTGACGAGGCCGGGCGTTTCAGGGAAACACGCAGCCATGAGAGCGATCTCGCCGGCGAGGCGGTGGTTTCCTATTTCGACCCTTTCACCGATTACGAACAGGCCAACGTTCGTTCCAGCCGCGTTGTGGCGGCCAATGATCGGGTGTTGCGCTATGCGTTGCCGACGGTTCTGCCGGAAACGACGGCGCTGGCACTGGCGGGAGACATGCTGCGGGAGAGCCGGGTTTCGGTGCGCACGCTCTCGATTGATCTGTCGCCGCAGGCGCGGGGCCTTGAAGTGGGCGATGTCGTGCGCATCGATGACGGGCCGGCGGGGCGGTTCATGGTCACGCGCCTCGAGCTTGGCGAGACCTTGCAGGTTGAGGCGCGTTCGTTTGCGCCGCTTGTGGGTGCGGCGCTGCGGCCGGTGGATCGGGGACGGGTTCAGGAGGACGCGTCCAGCGGATTTGCGCCGCGGGTTGTCTTTCTGGACCTTGCCCGCGACGGGGGCGGATCAGCGGAAAACTTCGCCCGTATCGCCGTGTTTGCCAGGCCATGGCGTCGCATCTTCGTTTCCTCGTCTGCCACGAATGAAGGATATGCCGCGAATGCCGTGGTGGAACGGCCGGCGGGCACTGCGCGTCTTGCCGAGGCGCTGACGCCTGGAGCCAGCGGTCGTTTTGATTTCTCTTCCGATCTGGTCATCGACCTCGACTTCGGCGGTCTTTCCTCGGCTTCCAGATATTCAGTCTTGAGCGGGAGCAACCGGATAGTGGTCCGCGCCGAAAACGGTGTTTTCGAGATCATCGGATTTCTCAATGCCACAGAGATTTCGGCAGGACGCTGGCGGCTCAACGGCCTGCTGCGGGGGCTTAACGGGACTGAAGATGCCATGATGGCGGGAGCTTCGGCTGGTAGCGATGCGGTTGTCCTGAGCGATGCCGTGATCCCGGTTGGTTTGAGCGCACGCGATGTCGGCCTTGCACGAAATTACATGATCGAGGCTGCCTACGGGCAACAGGACCCGAAAGCGCCCTACGCTTTCGCGGGCGGTCTGCGCGCCGAGACGCCGCTGGCGCCGGTTCATCTGCGGTCGCGCCGGCTGGCCTCCGGGGACATCCTTTTCAACTGGATCAGACGTTCGCGGATCGACCAGGATGACTGGGCGGCGGCCGAGATATCGCTGGACGAGGATGTCGAGCGCTACCGGTTTGAATTGTATGACGGCGCGACATTGGTGCGACGCTCCGAGGTGGGCGTGCCGGAATTTGTGTATTCGGCCAGCGATCAGGAGGACGACTTCGGGTCATTGGCGGGCTCGGTGACAATCAGGCTCTGCCAACTTGGTCGCAAGGTGCCCCTCGGTATCCCGCTCACAGCAGAAATCCATGTTCCCTCCTGA
- a CDS encoding response regulator transcription factor translates to MRILLIEDDENLNRQLAQMLRDADYVVDCAYDGEEGHFLGDTEPYDAVILDIGLPQMDGVTVLDKWRQAGRTMPVLILTARDRWSDKVAGIDAGADDYVTKPFHIEEVMARIRALIRRAAGHATATITCGPIELDVKASKATVDGVILRLTSHEYRLLSYLMHHQGEVVSRTELTEHLYDQDFDRDSNTIEVFVGRLRKKIGADWIETVRGLGYRMQAPG, encoded by the coding sequence ATGCGAATTCTGCTGATAGAAGATGATGAGAACCTGAATCGCCAGCTCGCCCAGATGTTGCGGGACGCGGACTATGTCGTTGACTGCGCCTATGATGGCGAGGAAGGTCATTTTCTGGGTGATACCGAACCTTATGATGCGGTCATACTCGATATCGGACTGCCCCAGATGGATGGCGTGACCGTGCTTGACAAATGGCGGCAGGCCGGGCGCACCATGCCGGTTCTGATATTGACCGCGCGTGATCGATGGAGCGACAAGGTTGCCGGGATCGATGCCGGCGCCGATGACTATGTCACCAAGCCGTTTCACATCGAAGAGGTGATGGCTCGGATCAGGGCACTGATCCGCCGTGCCGCCGGCCATGCGACGGCAACCATCACCTGCGGTCCGATCGAACTTGACGTCAAGGCCTCTAAGGCCACGGTTGACGGAGTGATATTGCGGCTGACCTCGCACGAATACCGGTTGCTGTCCTACCTGATGCATCACCAGGGTGAGGTGGTCTCGCGGACAGAATTGACCGAACATCTTTACGATCAGGATTTCGATCGGGATTCCAATACGATCGAGGTTTTTGTCGGTCGACTGCGAAAAAAAATCGGGGCTGACTGGATCGAGACGGTTCGCGGCCTCGGTTACCGCATGCAGGCGCCGGGATGA
- a CDS encoding DUF2163 domain-containing protein, translating into MRDIEAGLLGHLAGDATTVCSCWRVVLKDGTVLGFTEHDHDLFFASTAFLAASGFSASNLEAEEGLAANTSEVAGGFSSTAITEEALAAGRYDGARVEAYLVNWREPSQHQRMYVHEIGEVTREGGGFTAELRAVTHRLSQPQGRSFSRRCDAVLGNGKCGFNLATPGFVASGTVLEVNSDAQLTVSVSGEFAAGFFSFGVLAFESGELAGVAVDIENNQGAGASMRLDLWLPLEATPAVGDPVRLTAGCDKSFATCRTKFGNHLNFRGFPHVPGADFAYSYVNGESEHDGRAIYK; encoded by the coding sequence ATGAGAGACATCGAAGCGGGCCTTCTGGGCCACCTTGCCGGAGATGCAACCACAGTGTGTTCCTGCTGGCGGGTGGTGTTGAAGGATGGCACTGTACTGGGCTTTACCGAGCACGACCACGACCTCTTCTTTGCGTCGACGGCCTTTCTGGCGGCCAGCGGTTTTTCGGCATCGAACCTCGAGGCCGAGGAGGGGCTTGCGGCCAACACCAGCGAAGTCGCGGGCGGGTTTTCCAGCACTGCGATCACCGAGGAAGCGCTTGCGGCCGGGCGGTATGACGGCGCGCGGGTGGAGGCCTATCTGGTCAACTGGCGCGAGCCGTCTCAGCATCAGCGGATGTATGTGCATGAAATCGGTGAGGTGACCCGCGAGGGCGGCGGCTTTACAGCGGAGTTGAGAGCGGTGACGCACCGGCTGTCGCAACCCCAGGGGCGCAGTTTCTCGCGCCGTTGTGATGCCGTGCTCGGAAACGGGAAATGTGGTTTCAACCTTGCGACGCCGGGTTTCGTGGCGAGCGGGACCGTTCTTGAGGTCAACAGCGACGCGCAACTGACGGTTTCGGTCAGTGGTGAATTCGCGGCGGGTTTCTTTTCGTTTGGGGTTCTTGCCTTCGAGAGCGGCGAACTCGCCGGTGTGGCAGTCGATATCGAGAACAATCAGGGTGCGGGGGCGTCGATGCGGCTGGACCTCTGGCTCCCGCTGGAGGCGACGCCGGCGGTCGGCGATCCGGTGCGGCTGACGGCGGGCTGCGACAAGTCCTTTGCCACCTGCCGAACGAAGTTCGGCAATCACCTCAATTTTCGGGGCTTCCCGCATGTGCCGGGCGCCGACTTTGCCTATTCCTATGTGAATGGCGAGAGCGAGCATGACGGCCGGGCGATCTACAAATGA